A window of Spartobacteria bacterium genomic DNA:
CAGATATTGATATGCGTTCAGGCAACGTGTCGGCGGAAACACTGGCCCCCTGCATTACAACGAAAACCAAAGCACTGGTTGTGGTACATATTGGCGGGCTGCCCTGCGATATGGATCCCATTATGGCGTTGGCGGCGGCTCATGATGTCAAGGTGATTGAGGACTGCGCCCAGGCGCATGGTGCAACCTACAGAGGGCGCAGCGCGGGAGCGATCGGCCATGCCAATTCCTTTTCTTTCTGCCAGGACAAAATTATGACCACCGGCGGAGAAGGCGGCATGATCACCACCGATGCGGATGACCTGTGGGATCGCATGTGGTCGATCAAGGATCATGGCAAAAGTTATGACGCCGTATATCATCGCAATCATCCCGAGGGTTTTCGCTGGCTGCATGAATATCCCGAAGGAACCAATGCACGAATGACGGAAATGCAGTCGGTTTTAGGACTTCGAGCATTGGAAAAACTGCCCGACTGGCTGGCACGTCGACGTGCACACGCCGCCCTTTTAGGCGAGGCCGCAGCCTCCTTGCCACTGGTAAGCGAACCCTTCCTTGCGGCACCGCATGAAAACGCATGCTATAAATATTATCTGGTCGTCAATGAGGATTACCTAAAAGAAGGCTGGCATCGGGATCGTATTATGCATGGATTGAATGAACGGGGCGTGCCTTGTTTTTCCGGCAGCTGCTGCGAGATTTATCTCGAAAAGGCACTGCATCGTTTCGCTCCGAAGCAGCGGCTGCCTCATGCCCGGAAATGGAGCACAACGACACTCATGTTTCTTGTGCATCCAACGCTTACGGAAACGATCATACGGGGATGGTCTGATCAACTGGTAGCGGTTCTGCAAGAGGCATCCCGCCTTTAACCGCAAAAGGGCACCGCCGGCGCATAAACGAATCAACCACCGGAATCGTAACATCGGATAACACAATGAAGAACTTACTCGAAAA
This region includes:
- a CDS encoding DegT/DnrJ/EryC1/StrS aminotransferase family protein codes for the protein MKNREWPGWPVFDAGDIDAVSGVLASGKVNYWTGMQGREFERRFADFIGVKHGIAVANGTVSLEVILRGMGIGAGDEVVVSSRTFLATATAVVLCGAIPVFADIDMRSGNVSAETLAPCITTKTKALVVVHIGGLPCDMDPIMALAAAHDVKVIEDCAQAHGATYRGRSAGAIGHANSFSFCQDKIMTTGGEGGMITTDADDLWDRMWSIKDHGKSYDAVYHRNHPEGFRWLHEYPEGTNARMTEMQSVLGLRALEKLPDWLARRRAHAALLGEAAASLPLVSEPFLAAPHENACYKYYLVVNEDYLKEGWHRDRIMHGLNERGVPCFSGSCCEIYLEKALHRFAPKQRLPHARKWSTTTLMFLVHPTLTETIIRGWSDQLVAVLQEASRL